A single window of Candidatus Rhabdochlamydia oedothoracis DNA harbors:
- a CDS encoding winged helix-turn-helix domain-containing protein, which translates to MRTCRLNQGQLKQLKIYVKEEAPSSAKQVVNFAKDQFGICYTPSAMVSLLHRLNFTYKKP; encoded by the coding sequence ATGAGGACATGCCGGCTCAATCAAGGCCAACTTAAACAACTAAAAATCTATGTAAAAGAAGAAGCTCCCAGTTCAGCTAAACAAGTTGTCAATTTTGCCAAAGACCAATTTGGAATATGTTATACGCCATCAGCTATGGTTTCTTTATTGCATCGGTTAAACTTTACCTATAAAAAGCCTTAG
- a CDS encoding transposase, with amino-acid sequence MVFFSSGRGGGEQVDYGYKGKGVTSHLLVEKSGKPLAITFTSASGDEKKQVIPLLRKVIPFIKKAWNQGKVPILEADKGYDSEQTRIDVLSHEVFPLIARKRNTKGYKIKGICYLEKQRWVIERTISWLKTCFRRLTVRWERKAIYWNGLLMFGLLGYWMNFLSRQVSLKQ; translated from the coding sequence ATGGTTTTTTTTTCCAGCGGACGCGGAGGAGGAGAGCAAGTTGATTATGGCTACAAAGGTAAAGGCGTGACATCGCATTTACTGGTAGAAAAATCAGGAAAGCCTCTTGCAATCACTTTTACATCAGCATCCGGGGATGAGAAAAAACAAGTGATCCCTCTGCTTAGGAAAGTCATTCCCTTCATTAAAAAAGCATGGAATCAGGGAAAAGTACCCATACTTGAAGCAGATAAAGGTTATGACTCAGAGCAAACACGTATCGATGTTCTTTCCCATGAGGTTTTTCCTCTGATAGCTCGGAAAAGAAACACTAAGGGATATAAGATAAAAGGCATTTGCTACCTTGAAAAGCAACGTTGGGTCATTGAGAGAACGATTTCTTGGTTAAAGACATGCTTCCGTCGTCTTACAGTGCGCTGGGAAAGAAAGGCAATATATTGGAACGGACTATTAATGTTTGGACTACTGGGATATTGGATGAATTTCTTAAGTCGGCAAGTATCTTTAAAACAGTAA
- a CDS encoding IS630 family transposase produces MKKLIPSQRADLEHKLKHPKDYSERNRLCVILGYDEGISTKNLAKTLRISPITVQKYLREYDSENKTGSSPRGGSKSKLSQDQKESLLKHLQEKTYLKVKGIIAYVHEQYGIKYSRSGMTDWLIQHGFVYKRPKKIPGKLAPEKQRIFIEQYRALKETLNPDEEIYFIDAVHPEHQSQAVCGWIKKGVQKTLQTSGKQLRLHFAGALCLTGMKIFTEEYKTVDADAMLDFFKKLEKQTEARIIHVILDNARSNKNKKLEEFLMSSRIKVHYLPPYSPNLNPIERLWKILKEKKVYNRYYETSVTFFQAIRGFFLEEIPKITDILKCRINDKFQVVDLNPIKLAV; encoded by the coding sequence ATGAAAAAACTGATCCCTAGCCAGAGAGCTGACTTAGAACACAAGTTAAAGCATCCAAAAGACTATTCTGAACGGAATAGGCTTTGTGTAATTTTGGGCTATGATGAGGGTATCTCAACAAAAAATCTTGCTAAAACACTCCGGATAAGCCCTATCACTGTTCAGAAATACCTCAGAGAATATGATTCCGAAAATAAAACTGGAAGTAGCCCTCGAGGCGGTAGCAAATCAAAACTTTCACAAGACCAAAAAGAGTCTCTACTAAAACACCTACAGGAAAAGACCTATCTTAAAGTCAAAGGGATCATAGCTTATGTGCATGAGCAATATGGGATAAAATATTCCCGAAGTGGCATGACAGATTGGCTCATACAGCACGGATTTGTTTATAAACGTCCTAAAAAGATTCCTGGGAAATTAGCTCCTGAAAAACAACGAATTTTCATAGAACAATATAGGGCTTTAAAGGAGACCTTAAACCCTGATGAAGAGATCTATTTCATAGATGCTGTGCATCCTGAACATCAGTCCCAAGCCGTATGTGGATGGATCAAAAAAGGCGTTCAAAAGACTTTGCAGACATCCGGGAAACAATTGCGATTGCATTTTGCTGGAGCTCTTTGCCTGACAGGAATGAAGATTTTTACAGAGGAATATAAGACAGTTGATGCCGATGCAATGCTCGATTTTTTCAAGAAGCTAGAAAAACAGACAGAGGCTCGAATTATTCATGTAATTTTGGATAATGCAAGATCAAACAAAAATAAGAAACTAGAAGAGTTTCTGATGTCTTCTAGGATTAAAGTGCACTATCTCCCTCCTTATTCGCCGAATTTGAATCCTATTGAACGCTTGTGGAAGATCTTAAAGGAAAAGAAGGTATACAATCGATATTACGAAACGTCGGTGACTTTTTTTCAGGCAATTAGAGGATTCTTCTTAGAAGAGATACCGAAAATAACAGATATTTTGAAATGTAGGATAAACGACAAGTTTCAAGTCGTTGACTTAAATCCCATTAAGCTAGCCGTTTGA
- the mutM gene encoding bifunctional DNA-formamidopyrimidine glycosylase/DNA-(apurinic or apyrimidinic site) lyase has protein sequence MPELPEVQTTVNQLKVFEKKHLIKVKVHDFKLNTQKALDSLKDQILLSITRRGKYMHFAFENRSLIVHLRMTGQFLIKPKKEKHDRATFFFFDQPPLFFKDTRRFGTFLITNKPEEVFQKLGKEPLDPCFTPEELYQLLLSRKQPLKAALLDQTLIAGLGNIYTDEALWKAALHPQRKSSSISFAEAKILFFAIREVLQKGLDQGGTSLGKGNANFHAINGQTGKNQNHLWVYAREKQPCPICKNPIQKIAFQQRGTHFCPLCQGI, from the coding sequence ATGCCTGAATTGCCCGAAGTCCAAACCACTGTTAATCAATTAAAAGTCTTTGAAAAAAAACATCTTATCAAAGTTAAGGTACATGATTTTAAACTCAATACGCAAAAAGCACTCGACTCACTAAAAGATCAAATTCTTTTATCTATTACCCGCCGTGGAAAATATATGCATTTTGCTTTTGAAAATCGATCTTTGATCGTTCATTTGCGTATGACAGGGCAGTTTCTGATAAAACCGAAAAAAGAAAAGCATGATCGGGCAACCTTTTTCTTCTTCGATCAGCCTCCGCTTTTTTTTAAAGACACCAGGCGTTTTGGGACCTTCCTCATCACCAATAAGCCAGAAGAGGTTTTTCAGAAGTTAGGTAAAGAGCCTCTTGATCCTTGTTTTACGCCAGAGGAGCTGTATCAGTTGCTATTATCTAGAAAACAACCTCTCAAAGCAGCTCTATTAGACCAAACCTTGATTGCAGGTTTAGGTAACATTTATACCGACGAAGCTCTGTGGAAAGCAGCTCTTCATCCTCAAAGAAAATCCTCTAGCATCTCCTTTGCAGAAGCAAAGATTTTATTCTTTGCCATTCGAGAGGTCCTGCAAAAAGGACTTGATCAAGGAGGAACCAGCTTAGGAAAGGGAAACGCCAATTTTCATGCTATAAATGGTCAAACAGGTAAAAACCAAAATCATTTATGGGTCTATGCTAGGGAAAAGCAGCCTTGTCCTATTTGTAAAAACCCTATTCAGAAAATAGCCTTCCAACAAAGAGGGACCCACTTTTGTCCGCTTTGTCAAGGGATTTAG
- a CDS encoding helix-turn-helix domain-containing protein, giving the protein MKKLIPSQRADLEHKLKHPKDYSERNRLCVILGYDEGISTKNLAKTLRISPITVQKYLREYDSENKTGSSPRGGSKSKLSQDQKESLLKPT; this is encoded by the coding sequence ATGAAAAAACTGATCCCTAGCCAGAGAGCTGACTTAGAACACAAGTTAAAGCATCCAAAAGACTATTCTGAACGGAATAGGCTTTGTGTAATTTTGGGCTATGATGAGGGTATCTCAACAAAAAATCTTGCTAAAACACTCCGGATAAGCCCTATCACTGTTCAGAAATACCTCAGAGAATATGATTCCGAAAATAAAACTGGAAGTAGCCCTCGAGGCGGTAGCAAATCAAAACTTTCACAAGACCAAAAAGAGTCTCTACTAAAACCTACATGA
- a CDS encoding glycosyltransferase family 9 protein — MKKVAIMCAQGLGDALLMMIVAHQFKCSGYEPTVFHSYAKELTSLFKDVCILPYPDQLEKTFVPFERVIIENDHSKRAYDLFGLREAKKLNNLTFFFPTTSPKFQEGDFLFDPRLPIASNICRACQTVLQIQNATKENGIYIPKGIRRRFVKRIVIHPTSNDPKRNWFSSQFLALAYRLQNEGYCIGFSVSPSERADWLHVEKEGFELPSFCDLSEVATYIYESGVFIGNDSGIGHLASNLGIPTLTISGNPKRVRLWRPDWHTGHIVTLPFPLPNFKGLYLPIRENFWQHFISVSRTLKAFHKLKQASA; from the coding sequence ATGAAAAAAGTAGCTATTATGTGTGCTCAGGGCTTAGGCGATGCTCTGCTTATGATGATTGTAGCCCATCAATTCAAATGCTCTGGATATGAACCAACTGTTTTTCATAGTTATGCAAAAGAGTTGACCTCTCTTTTTAAAGATGTTTGCATTCTCCCTTATCCTGATCAGTTAGAAAAAACCTTCGTCCCATTTGAGCGCGTTATTATCGAAAACGATCACTCGAAAAGAGCTTATGACCTTTTTGGACTGCGCGAAGCAAAAAAATTGAATAATCTCACCTTTTTTTTCCCTACGACTTCTCCTAAATTTCAAGAAGGAGATTTTCTTTTTGATCCGCGGCTTCCTATTGCGTCTAATATTTGCCGAGCCTGTCAAACAGTGCTCCAAATACAGAACGCAACCAAAGAAAACGGTATTTATATTCCAAAAGGAATACGCCGCAGATTTGTTAAACGCATTGTGATACATCCGACTAGCAATGATCCAAAAAGAAATTGGTTTTCTTCTCAGTTCCTTGCTCTAGCATATCGCCTGCAAAATGAAGGCTATTGCATTGGCTTTTCTGTTAGCCCATCTGAGCGTGCTGATTGGCTTCATGTGGAAAAAGAAGGATTTGAGCTTCCTTCTTTTTGTGATCTGAGCGAGGTTGCAACTTATATATATGAATCGGGGGTTTTTATTGGAAATGATTCAGGAATTGGCCATTTAGCCTCAAACCTCGGCATTCCCACATTAACCATTTCTGGAAATCCTAAGAGAGTGCGTCTTTGGCGCCCTGATTGGCATACAGGCCATATTGTAACTCTTCCCTTTCCTCTTCCCAATTTCAAAGGCCTCTATCTTCCTATCAGGGAAAATTTTTGGCAGCACTTTATTTCGGTTTCGCGCACACTAAAAGCGTTTCATAAGCTTAAACAGGCAAGCGCATGA
- a CDS encoding glycosyltransferase family 9 protein: MKAAVICSQGMGDGLLMMIASQYLFSKGYMVTTYQDSLPQLNTWFPNHHLKKRSSLKELEKQLSAYEIIILQNDNSSLSNAIIDLYKLGKLYKLSVFYSSYEERKHARLTSLDRVFDRSRSMVDNIVGAIASILQCPEVSKNNGLVIPCEFKQNRYPKRVLIHPTSTTPLRTWSAHKFIKVAQNLVQKGYEVAFCVSPSERPEWCLLVKDRFPLPFFPSLHELAGFIYESAFLIGNESGTVHLASNLQIPTLVIASCQKQMALWRPSWFSTKVITPYRFIPNFKGFRLRQERWQLYISPKQVIRAFIKTNFINK, translated from the coding sequence ATGAAAGCTGCTGTTATTTGTTCACAGGGAATGGGAGATGGTCTTCTTATGATGATTGCTTCTCAATATCTTTTTTCAAAAGGATATATGGTTACTACCTACCAGGATTCTCTCCCCCAACTCAATACATGGTTCCCCAATCATCATTTAAAAAAACGCTCTTCTCTAAAGGAACTTGAAAAGCAGCTTTCTGCTTATGAGATCATCATTCTGCAAAATGATAATAGTTCTTTATCAAATGCCATCATTGATCTCTACAAGCTTGGGAAGCTTTATAAATTAAGCGTTTTTTATTCTAGTTATGAAGAAAGAAAACACGCTCGTTTAACTTCACTAGATCGGGTTTTTGACCGCTCACGCTCTATGGTTGATAATATCGTAGGAGCCATTGCTTCTATTTTACAGTGCCCAGAGGTTTCAAAAAACAACGGATTGGTTATCCCCTGTGAATTTAAGCAAAATCGCTATCCAAAACGAGTATTGATACATCCAACAAGTACAACGCCTTTACGAACATGGAGTGCTCATAAATTTATTAAAGTAGCTCAAAATTTGGTTCAAAAGGGTTATGAAGTGGCTTTCTGCGTCAGTCCTTCAGAGCGTCCTGAGTGGTGTTTATTGGTTAAAGATAGATTTCCTCTACCTTTTTTTCCCTCTTTACATGAATTAGCGGGATTTATTTACGAGTCTGCTTTTCTTATCGGTAACGAGTCTGGAACAGTCCATTTAGCTTCGAATTTGCAAATCCCTACCCTTGTTATCGCTTCTTGCCAAAAACAAATGGCCCTTTGGCGCCCCAGCTGGTTCTCTACTAAAGTGATTACACCTTATCGCTTTATTCCAAACTTTAAAGGGTTTCGTCTTCGGCAAGAAAGATGGCAATTGTACATTTCTCCAAAACAGGTTATTCGAGCTTTTATTAAAACCAATTTTATAAACAAGTAA
- a CDS encoding helix-turn-helix domain-containing protein yields MESEPLYTLERADLEHKLKHPKDYSERNRLCVILGYDEGISTKNLAKTLRISPITVQEYLREYDSENKTGSSP; encoded by the coding sequence ATTGAATCGGAACCACTATATACTCTAGAGAGAGCTGACTTAGAACACAAGTTAAAGCATCCAAAAGACTATTCTGAACGGAATAGGCTTTGTGTAATTTTGGGCTATGATGAGGGTATCTCAACAAAAAATCTTGCTAAAACACTCCGGATAAGCCCTATCACTGTTCAGGAATACCTCAGAGAATATGATTCCGAAAATAAAACTGGAAGTAGCCCTTGA
- a CDS encoding transposase gives MSKQGLNEEQFKILEPQMEKWVNRNHYGRKLAPWRPVVNTIFWVLRTGAPWKDAPRNKEFSHPSTAHAWLGRMQSAGF, from the coding sequence ATGAGCAAGCAAGGATTAAATGAAGAACAGTTTAAAATACTCGAACCTCAAATGGAAAAATGGGTAAATCGTAACCATTATGGAAGAAAATTAGCGCCATGGAGACCTGTAGTGAATACTATTTTCTGGGTGCTTCGGACAGGAGCTCCTTGGAAAGATGCACCTAGAAACAAGGAGTTTTCTCATCCCTCAACAGCACACGCATGGCTTGGAAGAATGCAATCTGCTGGATTTTAG
- the ispH gene encoding 4-hydroxy-3-methylbut-2-enyl diphosphate reductase, translated as MKLLLSKPRGFCAGVVRAIETVEKALKMWGAPIYVKHEIVHNKHVIESLEKQGAVFIEDLELVPCGSYLIYSAHGVTPEVRAQAKKRNLIEIDATCGLVTKVHSAVKRYAQKGYQIILIGHRNHVETIGTSGEAPEVTTVVESLLDVENLCFSHEPLFYTTQTTLSLDDVKEVTQALIAKYPHIETLPSSSICYATTNRQMALRSIVDCSDLILVVGDPRSSNSNRLCEVAHLRNVPSYLINTEHEIDPKWLKGVEVLGLTAGASTPEDVVQRCIKKLQEYGVKEIEDIIYTVEDVYFHLPREFTQHCP; from the coding sequence ATGAAACTACTACTTTCTAAGCCTCGAGGGTTTTGCGCAGGGGTTGTGCGAGCCATTGAAACGGTAGAAAAGGCACTGAAGATGTGGGGTGCTCCTATCTATGTAAAGCATGAGATTGTTCACAATAAGCATGTAATTGAGAGTCTTGAAAAACAAGGTGCTGTGTTTATTGAAGATCTAGAGCTAGTGCCTTGTGGTTCTTATTTGATCTATTCTGCACATGGAGTTACTCCTGAAGTGCGCGCCCAGGCTAAAAAAAGGAATCTAATAGAAATCGATGCTACATGTGGCTTGGTTACAAAAGTGCATTCGGCTGTAAAAAGATACGCGCAAAAAGGCTATCAGATCATTTTAATTGGTCACCGCAATCACGTTGAGACTATAGGTACCTCAGGAGAAGCTCCTGAAGTGACAACTGTTGTGGAATCTCTATTAGATGTAGAAAACTTATGTTTTTCCCATGAGCCTTTATTTTATACCACACAAACCACATTGAGCTTAGATGATGTGAAAGAAGTAACACAAGCGCTAATTGCTAAATACCCTCATATTGAAACACTGCCCAGTTCTTCTATTTGCTACGCTACAACCAATCGCCAGATGGCCTTGCGTAGTATTGTGGATTGCTCAGATCTTATTCTAGTAGTAGGAGATCCTAGAAGTTCTAATTCCAATAGATTATGTGAAGTAGCGCATTTGCGCAATGTACCCTCTTATCTAATCAATACAGAACATGAGATCGATCCTAAATGGCTAAAAGGAGTTGAAGTGCTAGGTTTGACAGCAGGAGCATCTACACCTGAAGATGTTGTGCAAAGATGTATTAAGAAACTACAAGAGTATGGAGTCAAAGAGATTGAAGATATTATCTATACAGTAGAGGATGTGTATTTTCATTTACCTCGCGAGTTTACACAACATTGTCCATAA
- a CDS encoding dicarboxylate/amino acid:cation symporter, producing the protein MQNKKSLLFLLGAIFLGIITGFFGQELLLKGAEITAALFMNFLKLLSIPIIFLSITSTLSGMKSQLEISNLGKRVFTYTLLTTVIAAAVGLLLFFIMQPSAKISAAEAVQITKAPTDTYLSFLWKIVPSNIVQVFLENNVIGTAFIGFIMGIAATYLPEDNRISVHQIFSSLFKLILKVTEGIAHLIPLGTWAFTALMFKDLSHTNSFKHLGLYLLTVVSANLVQGFVILPLLLKYKGISPVKLAKASFTALSLAFFSKSSNATLPVTLKCAEKEAGIHPKVAHFSLPLCTIINMNGCAAFILITVLFCSTIHGHVFGLLDLGIWVVLSTLASIGNAGVPMGCFFLTSMFLIGMDVPLNTLGLILPFYAFIDMIETSLNVWSDLSVTAIVDQECTHLEALPVKE; encoded by the coding sequence ATGCAAAACAAGAAATCTTTATTATTTTTATTAGGAGCCATCTTCCTGGGGATTATTACAGGTTTTTTTGGACAAGAATTACTTCTAAAGGGAGCGGAAATCACAGCTGCTCTATTTATGAATTTTTTGAAGCTATTGAGTATTCCCATTATCTTCCTGTCGATTACCTCTACGCTTTCTGGAATGAAAAGCCAGTTAGAAATAAGCAATCTTGGTAAAAGGGTATTTACATACACACTACTTACAACAGTTATCGCAGCAGCTGTCGGCCTTTTACTTTTCTTTATCATGCAGCCTAGTGCTAAAATAAGTGCAGCAGAGGCGGTTCAGATCACTAAAGCACCTACAGATACTTACCTGTCTTTTTTATGGAAAATTGTACCTAGTAACATTGTACAGGTCTTTCTAGAGAATAATGTAATAGGCACGGCCTTTATTGGATTTATTATGGGAATTGCGGCTACATATTTACCCGAAGACAACCGAATTTCTGTGCATCAAATTTTCTCTTCGCTTTTTAAACTCATTTTAAAGGTTACTGAAGGGATTGCCCATCTTATTCCTTTAGGAACATGGGCCTTTACAGCTCTTATGTTTAAAGATCTTAGTCATACCAATAGTTTTAAACATTTAGGATTGTATTTATTAACAGTTGTTAGCGCTAATCTTGTGCAAGGGTTTGTAATCTTGCCTTTATTGTTAAAATACAAAGGAATTTCCCCTGTAAAGTTAGCAAAAGCCTCTTTTACGGCTTTAAGTCTTGCTTTTTTTTCTAAGTCTTCCAATGCAACTTTACCAGTTACTTTAAAATGTGCGGAAAAAGAAGCTGGAATCCATCCTAAAGTTGCGCATTTTTCTCTTCCTTTATGCACGATTATTAATATGAATGGATGCGCTGCTTTTATCTTAATCACGGTGCTTTTCTGTTCGACTATTCACGGACATGTTTTTGGTTTATTGGATTTAGGGATATGGGTTGTGTTGTCAACTCTTGCGTCAATTGGAAATGCAGGAGTTCCTATGGGGTGCTTCTTTCTAACAAGTATGTTTTTAATAGGAATGGATGTGCCTCTTAACACACTGGGTCTTATTTTACCTTTTTATGCCTTTATAGATATGATAGAGACCAGTTTGAACGTATGGTCTGATTTAAGCGTAACAGCAATTGTGGATCAAGAATGCACGCATTTAGAAGCGTTACCTGTAAAAGAATAA
- a CDS encoding helix-turn-helix domain-containing protein codes for MKTFTRPKTESLLKHLQEKTYLKVKGIIAYVHEQYGIKYSRSGMTDWLIQHGFAYKRPKKIPGKLDPEKQRIFIEQYYETSVTFFQAIRGFFLEEIPKITDILKCRINDKFQVVDLNPIKLAV; via the coding sequence ATCAAAACTTTCACAAGACCAAAAACAGAGTCTCTACTAAAACACCTACAGGAAAAGACCTATCTTAAAGTCAAAGGGATCATAGCTTATGTGCATGAGCAATATGGGATAAAATATTCCCGAAGTGGCATGACAGATTGGCTCATACAGCACGGATTTGCTTATAAACGTCCTAAAAAGATTCCTGGGAAATTAGATCCTGAAAAACAACGAATTTTCATAGAACAATATTACGAAACGTCGGTGACTTTTTTTCAGGCAATTAGAGGATTCTTCTTAGAAGAGATACCGAAAATAACAGATATTTTGAAATGTAGGATAAACGACAAGTTTCAAGTCGTTGACTTAAATCCCATTAAGCTAGCCGTTTGA
- a CDS encoding dicarboxylate/amino acid:cation symporter translates to MTSKKRQSPWKVLIAIALGIIIGDCTQQGKSIFGIDLFSSLHPFYEFFGSLFINALTLVVIPLVASSVITGIARIGDQKSVGRLGLKMVTFYISTTLLAILIGLFFVNIIGPGLSITPEHVSSSADLTDMKHQLVETHANHRFSELLLKIIPSNIFAAFAKTEMLGIIFFSLLFGYCISKVKSHFSQTVLDFAKGIFQIMIEFTHVVIKFLPIGVFFLVAKTMSETGLHSLYSLGLFTVTIFLGFIFFTLVALPLLLKWIAKVSPVRHFKAMTPAIITAFSTSSSSATLPITIDCVEKRAGVSNRICSLVIPLGTSLNMSGSALYECVAAMFIAQAYGIELSFVTQFSIVLLALISSIGVAGVPSASLVALIVILKTIGLPIDGIGLFIAVDRLLDMCRTAVNVFSDSCCAVLVARSEGEKSVLAKKVFD, encoded by the coding sequence ATGACTAGTAAAAAAAGACAAAGCCCCTGGAAAGTATTAATTGCAATCGCTTTAGGAATTATTATAGGAGATTGTACGCAACAAGGGAAGAGTATTTTTGGAATAGACCTATTTTCATCGCTTCACCCGTTTTATGAGTTTTTTGGCTCTTTATTTATTAATGCTCTAACTCTTGTTGTAATCCCTTTGGTTGCTTCTTCTGTGATTACAGGCATTGCTCGTATAGGAGATCAAAAATCTGTGGGAAGGCTAGGGTTAAAGATGGTGACTTTTTACATAAGTACAACTCTTCTAGCTATTTTAATAGGGCTTTTTTTTGTAAATATAATCGGCCCTGGTCTTTCTATTACCCCGGAACATGTGTCCTCTTCTGCTGATTTGACAGACATGAAGCACCAATTAGTTGAAACACATGCAAATCATCGCTTTAGCGAGCTTCTTCTAAAGATTATTCCTTCGAACATCTTTGCGGCCTTTGCTAAAACAGAAATGCTGGGAATTATCTTTTTTAGTTTACTCTTTGGATACTGTATTTCTAAGGTTAAATCCCATTTTTCTCAAACCGTTTTAGATTTTGCAAAGGGTATCTTTCAAATTATGATTGAATTTACCCATGTCGTTATTAAATTTTTACCTATAGGTGTCTTTTTTCTCGTTGCTAAAACCATGTCTGAAACAGGACTGCATTCGCTCTATTCCTTGGGATTATTTACAGTAACGATTTTCTTAGGGTTTATATTTTTTACCTTAGTCGCTCTTCCTCTTTTATTAAAATGGATAGCTAAGGTCTCCCCTGTTCGTCATTTTAAAGCCATGACCCCTGCTATCATTACTGCTTTTTCTACCAGTTCTTCTTCAGCTACCCTCCCCATTACTATTGACTGTGTAGAAAAAAGAGCCGGCGTATCCAATCGTATTTGCAGTTTAGTTATTCCTTTAGGAACCTCTTTGAATATGTCAGGCTCAGCTTTATATGAATGTGTAGCAGCTATGTTTATTGCTCAAGCCTATGGAATTGAACTTTCTTTTGTCACACAATTTTCTATAGTCCTACTTGCATTGATCTCTTCCATTGGAGTAGCAGGCGTTCCTTCTGCTAGTTTAGTTGCTCTTATTGTGATCTTAAAAACCATAGGACTTCCCATTGATGGAATTGGATTGTTTATTGCAGTTGATCGTTTATTAGATATGTGTAGAACGGCCGTAAATGTATTTAGCGACAGCTGTTGTGCGGTTCTTGTGGCTCGTTCTGAGGGAGAAAAAAGTGTATTAGCAAAAAAGGTTTTTGACTAA